A single Pseudomonas sp. HN11 DNA region contains:
- a CDS encoding MFS transporter, whose protein sequence is MAKHSDLRNTLSLDSLNFFLADVRDGLGPYLAIYLLAVHKWDPASIGVVMTLAGIAALLTQGPAGALIDRTRSKRAVIALAAIVVTGSCLLLPFVSSFSLVALTQAASAVAASVFAPAISAISLGITGPRAFTRRTGRNETFNHAGNAVAALLAGGLAYLFGPVVVFYLMAFMAVASIVAITCVSAAAIDHEVARGFDPEHHTDHEQPSGMKVLLANRPLLLFAICCALFHLANAAMLPLVSQKLSQINLQMATPLTSACIVAAQLVMVPMAWLVGLKADIWGRKPLLMAGFMILPLRGVLYTLSNDPYWLVAVQMLDGIGAGIFGALFPVIVKDLTQGTGRFNVSLGALSTVFGLGAALSSSLAGFVVQQAGYNAAFLTLAGVAALALALLWLAMPETLAKPSFARHTTVA, encoded by the coding sequence GTGGCCAAACATTCCGACCTACGCAATACCTTGTCCCTGGACAGCCTGAATTTCTTCCTGGCGGATGTGCGCGACGGCCTCGGCCCCTATCTCGCCATTTACCTGCTGGCCGTGCACAAATGGGACCCCGCCAGTATCGGCGTGGTCATGACCCTGGCGGGGATCGCCGCGCTGCTTACCCAGGGTCCGGCGGGCGCTCTGATCGACCGTACCCGCAGCAAGCGCGCGGTGATCGCGCTGGCCGCCATTGTGGTGACCGGCAGTTGCCTGCTGCTGCCCTTTGTCAGTTCTTTCAGCCTGGTGGCGTTGACCCAGGCCGCCAGTGCCGTTGCCGCCTCCGTATTCGCCCCGGCGATCAGCGCGATCTCCCTGGGTATCACCGGACCGCGCGCGTTCACCCGCCGTACAGGGCGCAACGAAACCTTCAACCATGCGGGTAATGCCGTCGCTGCGCTACTGGCGGGCGGCTTGGCCTACCTGTTCGGGCCGGTGGTGGTGTTCTACTTGATGGCGTTCATGGCGGTGGCCAGTATCGTCGCGATCACGTGTGTGTCGGCAGCGGCGATCGACCACGAAGTCGCCCGGGGCTTCGACCCCGAGCACCACACCGATCATGAACAACCCTCCGGCATGAAGGTGTTGCTGGCGAACCGCCCATTGCTGCTGTTCGCCATCTGCTGCGCCCTGTTCCACTTGGCCAATGCCGCGATGCTGCCGCTGGTCAGCCAGAAGCTGTCGCAGATCAACCTGCAAATGGCGACGCCACTGACCTCGGCATGCATTGTCGCCGCGCAATTGGTGATGGTGCCGATGGCCTGGCTGGTCGGGCTCAAGGCTGACATCTGGGGACGCAAACCCTTGCTGATGGCCGGTTTCATGATCCTGCCGCTGCGTGGGGTGCTCTACACTCTGTCCAATGATCCTTACTGGCTGGTGGCAGTGCAGATGCTCGATGGCATTGGCGCAGGCATTTTCGGCGCGCTGTTCCCGGTAATCGTCAAGGATCTGACCCAGGGTACCGGGCGCTTCAACGTCAGCCTGGGCGCCCTCTCCACGGTGTTTGGCCTGGGTGCGGCGTTGAGCAGCAGCCTGGCCGGTTTCGTGGTGCAACAGGCCGGTTACAACGCGGCCTTCCTGACCCTGGCCGGCGTCGCGGCACTGGCCTTGGCACTGTTATGGCTGGCGATGCCGGAGACGCTGGCGAAACCTTCCTTCGCTCGACATACAACTGTCGCCTGA
- a CDS encoding ABC-F family ATPase — protein MISTANITMQFGAKPLFENVSVKFGAGNRYGLIGANGCGKSTFMKILGGDLDPSGGQVMLEPNVRLGKLRQDQFAYEEFTVLDTVIMGHEELWKVKAERDRIYSLPEMSEEDGMAVAELETEFAEMDGYTAESRAGELLLGLGIPLEQHFGPMSEVSPGWKLRVLLAQALFSDPEVLLLDEPTNHLDINTIRWLENILTQRSSLMIIISHDRHFLNSVCTHMADLDYGELRLFPGNYDEYMTVATQSREQLLSDNAKKKAQISELQSFVSRFSANASKAKQATSRAKAIDKIQLAEVKPSSRVSPFIRFEQNKKLHRQAVIVERMAKGFDGKPLFKDFSFQVEAGERVAIIGPNGIGKTTLLRTLVNELTPDAGSIKWTDAAELGYYAQDHAHDFEDDVTLFDWMGQWTQGEQMIRGTLGRMLFSNDEIQKSVKVISGGEQGRMLFGKLILQKPNVLIMDEPTNHLDMESIEALNLALENYPGTLIFVSHDREFVSSLATRIIELSATGVIDFSGTYDDYLRSQGVVF, from the coding sequence TTGATCTCCACAGCTAACATCACCATGCAGTTCGGCGCCAAGCCGCTCTTCGAGAACGTCTCGGTCAAGTTCGGCGCCGGTAACCGTTATGGCTTGATCGGTGCCAACGGTTGCGGCAAGTCGACCTTCATGAAAATCCTCGGCGGCGACCTCGACCCGTCCGGCGGCCAGGTCATGCTGGAACCGAACGTACGCTTGGGTAAACTGCGCCAGGACCAATTCGCCTACGAAGAATTCACCGTGCTCGACACCGTGATCATGGGCCACGAAGAGCTGTGGAAGGTCAAGGCCGAGCGCGACCGTATCTACTCGCTGCCGGAAATGAGCGAAGAAGACGGCATGGCCGTGGCCGAGCTGGAAACCGAGTTCGCCGAAATGGACGGCTACACCGCCGAATCCCGTGCCGGTGAACTGCTGCTGGGCCTGGGCATTCCCCTGGAACAACACTTTGGCCCGATGAGCGAAGTGTCCCCAGGCTGGAAACTGCGTGTATTGCTGGCCCAGGCGCTGTTCTCCGATCCTGAAGTGCTGTTGCTCGACGAACCGACCAACCACTTGGACATCAACACCATCCGTTGGCTGGAAAACATCCTGACCCAGCGCTCCAGCCTGATGATCATCATCTCTCACGACCGGCACTTCCTGAACAGCGTGTGCACCCACATGGCTGACCTGGACTACGGCGAGCTGCGCCTGTTCCCGGGCAACTACGACGAGTACATGACCGTGGCGACCCAGTCCCGCGAGCAACTGCTGTCGGACAACGCCAAAAAGAAGGCACAGATCTCCGAACTGCAATCCTTCGTCAGCCGTTTCTCGGCCAACGCCTCGAAAGCCAAGCAGGCCACCTCCCGTGCCAAGGCGATCGACAAGATCCAGCTGGCCGAGGTCAAGCCCTCGAGCCGCGTCAGTCCGTTCATCCGTTTCGAGCAGAACAAAAAACTGCACCGTCAGGCGGTCATCGTCGAGCGCATGGCCAAGGGTTTCGACGGCAAGCCACTGTTCAAGGACTTCAGCTTCCAGGTTGAAGCTGGCGAGCGCGTGGCGATCATTGGCCCGAACGGTATTGGCAAGACCACCCTGCTGCGCACCCTGGTTAACGAACTGACCCCGGACGCCGGCAGCATCAAGTGGACCGATGCCGCAGAACTGGGCTACTACGCCCAGGATCATGCGCATGACTTCGAAGACGACGTCACCCTGTTCGACTGGATGGGCCAGTGGACCCAGGGCGAACAGATGATCCGTGGCACCTTGGGTCGCATGCTGTTCTCCAACGACGAGATCCAGAAGTCGGTCAAGGTGATTTCCGGTGGTGAGCAAGGCCGCATGCTGTTCGGCAAGCTGATCCTGCAAAAGCCGAACGTGCTGATCATGGATGAACCGACCAACCACTTGGACATGGAATCCATCGAAGCGCTGAACCTGGCGCTGGAAAACTACCCGGGCACGCTGATCTTCGTCAGCCACGACCGTGAGTTCGTCTCGTCCCTGGCCACCCGCATCATCGAATTGAGCGCCACTGGCGTGATCGACTTCAGCGGCACCTATGATGACTACCTGCGCAGCCAAGGCGTGGTGTTTTAA
- a CDS encoding MFS transporter: protein MPAAVPSSMSITLQIVSIVFYTFIAFICIGLPIAVIPGYVHEQLGFSAVVAGVTIGSQYLATLLSRPMAGRMSDNVGTKRAIVLGLAGILVSGVLTLFATLLQSMPTLSLGILIVGRLLLGVAQGLIGVGTISWCMGAVGAEHTARSISWNGIASYGAIAIGAPLGVVMVAEYGYNSLGIALTVLSALGLVLIRNKPSVPVVRGERLPFWAVFGRIAPFGASLCLASIGYGTLTTFITLYYLNRGWAGAAYCLTVFGACFILSRLVFISAISRFGGFSAAIACMTIETLGLTLLWLAPSTGVALIGAGLTGFGLSLVYPALGVEAIKQVPNSSRGAGLSAYAVFFDLALAIAGPLMGAVALNLGYGWIFFCAALLSVTALGVTLMLKRRAY, encoded by the coding sequence ATGCCTGCCGCCGTCCCCAGTTCAATGTCGATCACCCTGCAGATCGTCTCCATCGTCTTCTACACCTTCATCGCATTTATCTGCATCGGCCTGCCGATTGCGGTGATTCCTGGCTATGTGCACGAGCAACTGGGTTTCAGCGCCGTGGTGGCTGGGGTCACCATCGGTTCTCAATACCTCGCCACGTTACTTAGCCGCCCCATGGCCGGGCGCATGTCGGACAACGTGGGCACCAAGCGCGCCATTGTGTTGGGGCTGGCGGGGATTCTGGTCAGCGGCGTGCTCACGTTATTTGCGACATTGCTACAGAGCATGCCCACCTTGAGCCTGGGCATTTTGATCGTCGGCCGACTGTTGCTCGGCGTAGCCCAAGGGCTGATCGGCGTGGGCACCATCAGTTGGTGCATGGGCGCCGTCGGGGCCGAACACACGGCGCGGTCGATCTCCTGGAATGGCATAGCGTCCTACGGCGCTATCGCCATTGGTGCTCCGCTGGGCGTGGTGATGGTGGCCGAGTACGGCTACAACAGTCTCGGCATTGCCCTGACGGTGTTGTCCGCCCTGGGCCTGGTGCTGATCCGCAACAAACCTTCGGTGCCGGTGGTGCGTGGTGAGCGCTTGCCATTCTGGGCGGTGTTCGGGCGTATCGCGCCCTTTGGCGCCAGCCTGTGCCTCGCTTCCATCGGCTATGGCACCCTCACCACCTTTATCACCCTGTACTACCTCAATCGCGGCTGGGCCGGTGCGGCTTACTGCCTGACGGTGTTTGGCGCGTGCTTTATCCTGTCGCGACTGGTGTTTATTTCTGCAATCAGTCGATTTGGCGGTTTTAGTGCCGCAATCGCCTGCATGACCATCGAGACCCTCGGCCTGACGCTGCTATGGCTGGCGCCGTCCACCGGCGTGGCATTGATTGGTGCCGGACTGACCGGCTTTGGCTTGTCGCTGGTGTACCCGGCGCTGGGTGTGGAAGCCATCAAGCAGGTGCCCAACAGCAGCCGTGGCGCGGGGCTGAGTGCTTACGCGGTGTTCTTTGACCTGGCCCTGGCGATTGCCGGACCTTTGATGGGCGCCGTGGCGCTGAACCTCGGCTACGGCTGGATCTTCTTCTGCGCTGCGTTGTTGTCGGTCACGGCACTGGGCGTGACCCTTATGCTCAAGCGTCGCGCTTATTGA
- a CDS encoding alpha/beta hydrolase family protein, with protein MMRLCAVMVLSLLGGLISVHAAPAPHPHWSVGFHRMTFLDPLDLQPMKAVAFYPSTGLEHTTQLGAYHVAATEDSKIAIGRFPMLMLSHGNTGTPLALHDLATSLARKGFVVVAVLHPGDNYKDHSRLGTVSNLYGRPIQISEAITATLGDPMLSPFVNVDQVGVIGYSAGGETALILAGAKPDFDRLRRYCQERPEDRDACTTKGELVVDRDDLQPQPDPRIHALMLMAPLSLMFGRHTLADVHVPVLLYSGDGDKLVAVDKNAAALARKLPEPPDFKLLAGAGHFVFMAPCDSDQLAAMPAICTDADGVDREGIHRDLISEAGRFFSHTLGQATRAGMQTADQ; from the coding sequence ATGATGCGTCTTTGTGCTGTTATGGTTCTTTCCCTGCTCGGCGGCCTGATTTCAGTGCACGCCGCGCCGGCGCCGCATCCGCATTGGAGTGTGGGCTTCCATCGCATGACATTTCTTGATCCGCTCGATCTGCAGCCGATGAAAGCCGTTGCGTTTTACCCGTCCACCGGCCTTGAGCACACCACGCAGTTAGGTGCCTATCACGTCGCCGCTACCGAAGACTCCAAAATCGCCATCGGCCGTTTTCCAATGCTGATGCTGTCCCACGGCAACACTGGTACACCCCTGGCCCTGCATGACCTGGCCACATCCTTGGCACGTAAAGGCTTTGTGGTGGTGGCAGTGTTGCATCCCGGCGACAACTATAAAGACCACAGCCGCCTGGGCACGGTGAGCAACCTGTATGGCCGGCCGATCCAGATCTCCGAGGCGATCACCGCCACCTTGGGCGACCCGATGCTGTCGCCGTTCGTCAACGTCGATCAGGTGGGGGTCATCGGTTACTCCGCCGGCGGCGAAACTGCGTTGATCCTGGCCGGTGCCAAGCCGGATTTCGACCGCCTGCGCCGTTATTGCCAGGAACGCCCGGAAGACCGGGACGCCTGCACCACCAAGGGCGAATTGGTCGTGGACCGAGACGATCTGCAACCGCAACCCGATCCGCGCATACATGCCTTGATGTTGATGGCGCCGCTGAGCTTGATGTTTGGTCGTCACACCCTGGCTGACGTGCATGTGCCGGTGCTGCTTTACAGTGGCGACGGCGACAAACTGGTGGCCGTGGACAAGAACGCTGCCGCCCTGGCGCGCAAACTGCCTGAGCCTCCAGATTTCAAACTACTGGCTGGGGCAGGGCACTTCGTGTTCATGGCGCCGTGCGACAGTGACCAGTTGGCAGCAATGCCGGCGATTTGCACGGATGCCGATGGCGTCGACCGTGAAGGCATCCACCGCGACCTGATCTCTGAGGCGGGGCGTTTTTTCAGCCACACCCTCGGCCAAGCCACCCGCGCCGGCATGCAGACGGCTGATCAATAA